In one window of Streptomyces sp. FXJ1.172 DNA:
- a CDS encoding IucA/IucC family protein, whose amino-acid sequence MNATPSPDGSSGSPDEQGDPGTPPSPVPLVESVPQQKRRTADLTRVTEPGADLLEDPDPCTAAQSAATENLLRCWVRETDLIAPTCGTLRLPLPASGTSLLVPVRYWSPTGWHRFGPPRFTGAPETAPPVDAVTLAALLARETDRAPAATAGAPAPTAGRGDDGDLVARVADSLRRTATFIRDRREHPAEAADLFLGAEQALLLGHPLHPTPKSREGLTEAETRLYSPELHGSFPLHWMAVSPSLLTTDSAWTERGRPVPADHLTRRLADGALDLPDGYAALPLHPWQARELRLRAPVAALLDSGLLRDLGPFGSVWHPTSSVRTVHRSGAPAMLKLSLGLRITNSRRENLRKELHRGVEVHRLLRTGLSQRWQAVHPGFDVVRDPAWLAVDDPGGRPVPGLDVMIRHNPFAPSDDVGCVAGLVSPRPVAEPGGAPSTPDTARPMRSRLAQLVARLAARTGRPAGAVATEWFLRYLEQVVRPVLWLDGKAGIALEAHQQNTLLLLDRDGWPVGGRYRDNQGYYFRESRRAELDARLPGIGERSDTFVSDEVADERFAYYLAINNVLGLVGAFGAQRLADERLLLAAFRRFLADLASGPAAPRTSLPRRLLDSPVLRCKANLLTRLRGLDELVGPVDTQSVYVTITNPLHS is encoded by the coding sequence ATGAACGCCACCCCCAGCCCCGACGGCAGCTCCGGATCCCCCGACGAACAGGGAGACCCCGGCACCCCGCCCTCGCCCGTCCCGCTCGTCGAGTCGGTCCCCCAGCAGAAGAGGCGCACCGCGGATCTCACCCGAGTCACGGAGCCCGGTGCCGACCTGCTCGAGGACCCCGACCCGTGCACCGCGGCCCAGTCCGCCGCCACGGAGAACCTGCTGCGCTGCTGGGTGCGCGAGACCGACCTCATTGCCCCCACGTGCGGCACCCTTCGCCTCCCGTTGCCCGCCAGCGGCACCTCCCTCCTCGTACCGGTCCGCTACTGGTCCCCGACGGGCTGGCACCGCTTCGGTCCGCCCCGCTTCACCGGCGCACCCGAGACCGCCCCGCCCGTCGACGCCGTCACCCTGGCAGCGCTGCTCGCCCGCGAGACGGACCGCGCCCCCGCCGCCACGGCCGGCGCCCCGGCCCCCACCGCCGGCCGGGGCGACGACGGCGACCTGGTGGCCAGGGTGGCCGACTCGCTGCGCCGCACCGCGACCTTCATCCGTGACCGCCGCGAGCACCCCGCGGAGGCCGCCGACCTCTTCCTCGGCGCCGAACAGGCACTCCTCCTCGGCCATCCCCTGCACCCGACCCCCAAGAGCCGGGAGGGCCTGACGGAGGCGGAAACCCGTCTGTACTCACCTGAGCTGCACGGCTCCTTCCCGCTGCACTGGATGGCCGTCTCCCCCTCTCTCCTCACGACCGACTCGGCGTGGACCGAGCGCGGCCGTCCCGTCCCCGCCGACCACCTCACCCGACGCCTTGCCGACGGCGCGCTCGATCTGCCCGACGGGTACGCCGCGCTGCCGTTGCACCCGTGGCAGGCCCGCGAGCTGCGCCTTCGCGCGCCCGTCGCCGCCCTGCTCGACTCCGGGCTCCTGCGCGACCTCGGCCCCTTCGGCTCCGTCTGGCATCCCACCTCCTCCGTACGAACGGTCCACCGATCCGGCGCCCCCGCGATGCTCAAGCTGTCGCTGGGCCTGCGCATCACCAACTCCCGCCGCGAGAACCTGCGCAAGGAACTGCACCGTGGAGTCGAGGTGCACCGGCTGCTGCGCACCGGCCTGTCCCAGCGGTGGCAGGCGGTCCACCCCGGCTTCGACGTCGTCCGCGACCCGGCCTGGCTGGCCGTCGACGACCCGGGCGGACGACCCGTGCCCGGACTCGACGTGATGATCCGGCACAACCCGTTCGCCCCGTCCGACGACGTCGGCTGTGTCGCCGGACTCGTCTCGCCCCGGCCCGTCGCCGAGCCCGGCGGTGCCCCCTCGACGCCGGACACCGCACGGCCCATGCGGTCCCGGCTCGCCCAGCTGGTGGCGCGACTCGCCGCACGCACCGGCCGCCCCGCCGGAGCCGTCGCCACGGAGTGGTTCCTCCGGTACCTGGAGCAGGTCGTCCGGCCCGTGCTCTGGCTGGACGGCAAGGCAGGCATCGCCCTCGAAGCCCACCAGCAGAACACCCTGCTCCTGCTGGACCGCGACGGCTGGCCGGTCGGCGGCCGCTACCGCGACAACCAGGGGTACTACTTCCGCGAGTCCCGGCGGGCCGAACTGGACGCCCGGCTGCCCGGCATCGGGGAGCGCAGCGACACGTTCGTCTCCGACGAGGTCGCCGACGAACGCTTCGCCTACTACCTCGCCATCAACAATGTGCTCGGACTGGTCGGCGCGTTCGGCGCCCAGCGACTCGCCGACGAGCGCCTGCTCCTCGCCGCCTTCCGACGCTTCCTCGCGGACCTCGCCTCGGGCCCCGCCGCACCACGCACCTCCCTGCCCCGCCGCCTGCTCGACTCACCCGTCCTGCGCTGCAAGGCCAACCTGCTGACCCGGCTGCGCGGCCTCGACGAACTCGTCGGCCCGGTCGACACCCAGTCCGTCTACGTCACCATCACCAACCCCCTTCATTCCTGA
- a CDS encoding GNAT family N-acetyltransferase gives MPPTDANAGSNPVPAHAGTPVHPGPTGRRADGTGSRDAPFTGFTVEDDGEDGEDTLDLHLPADFLARFVAGPGCLLDRLPTWGPVATPVGSFHLVPVHAEHDLTLVHRWMNDPAVARFWELAGPRSRTEDHLRAQLDGDGRSVPCLGVLDGAPMSYWEIYRADLDPLARHYPARPHDTGIHLLVGGAADRGRGIGSALLRAVADLVLDRRPACARVVAEPDLHNTPSVAAFLSAGFRFAAEVDLPGKRAALMIRNRVLRDVL, from the coding sequence GTGCCTCCCACCGACGCGAACGCCGGCAGCAACCCTGTCCCGGCTCACGCGGGCACCCCCGTCCACCCGGGCCCGACCGGCCGCCGAGCGGATGGCACGGGCAGCCGGGACGCGCCGTTCACCGGCTTCACCGTCGAGGACGACGGCGAGGACGGCGAGGACACACTCGACCTGCACCTGCCCGCAGACTTCCTCGCCCGCTTCGTCGCAGGGCCGGGCTGTCTCCTGGACCGACTCCCCACATGGGGGCCGGTCGCCACTCCCGTCGGCTCCTTCCACCTCGTGCCCGTACACGCCGAGCATGACCTCACCCTCGTCCATCGCTGGATGAACGACCCCGCCGTCGCCCGGTTCTGGGAGCTGGCCGGGCCCCGGAGCCGGACGGAGGACCATCTGCGGGCTCAGCTCGACGGCGACGGGCGGAGCGTGCCGTGTCTCGGCGTGCTGGACGGCGCGCCGATGAGCTACTGGGAGATCTACCGGGCAGATCTGGACCCGCTGGCCCGCCACTATCCGGCCCGCCCGCACGACACCGGGATCCACCTCCTCGTCGGTGGGGCCGCGGATCGGGGGCGGGGGATCGGCTCCGCCCTGCTCCGAGCCGTGGCCGACCTCGTCCTCGACCGGCGCCCGGCGTGCGCACGTGTCGTAGCGGAACCCGATCTTCACAACACCCCCTCCGTCGCAGCGTTCCTGAGTGCAGGCTTCCGGTTCGCGGCCGAGGTCGACCTGCCCGGCAAGCGGGCCGCCCTCATGATCCGGAACCGAGTCCTGCGTGATGTGTTGTAG
- a CDS encoding diaminobutyrate--2-oxoglutarate transaminase family protein, with the protein MASGAHGDARGVHEGILRRQSARESSARTYARALPIVPVRARGLTIEGADGRRYLDCLSGAGTLALGHNHPVVLEAIRKVLDSGAPLSVLDLATPVKDAFITELFRTLPPGLAGRARVQFCGPAGTDAVEAALKLVRAATGRTGILAFTGAYHGMTAGALAASGGARDIQVARLPYPQDYRCPFGTGGPRGAELAARWTESLLDDPKSGVPLPAGMILEPVQGEGGVIPGPDEWLRRMRQLTADRAIPLIADEIQTGVGRTGAFWAVGHSGITPDVMVLSKAIGGSLPLAVIVYRDDLDVWQPGAHAGTFRGNQLAMAAGAATLAHVRENGLAERAAGLGSRMLTQLAELSRQFACVGEVRGRGLMIGVELVHPDGDGTASDGGPPAPAPGQDPARPPCPAAPELAAAVQRECLERGLIVELGGRHAAVVRLLPPLTISDEQAAAVLDRLADAVAAVARHPEEHGPQRARPKGPAQRAG; encoded by the coding sequence ATGGCTTCAGGTGCGCACGGGGACGCGCGCGGTGTGCACGAGGGAATCCTGAGACGCCAGTCGGCGCGGGAGTCCTCGGCACGCACCTACGCCCGGGCCCTGCCCATCGTGCCCGTCCGGGCGCGCGGCCTCACCATCGAGGGCGCCGACGGCCGCCGCTACCTGGACTGCCTCTCCGGCGCGGGCACCCTCGCCCTCGGCCACAACCACCCGGTGGTACTGGAGGCCATCCGTAAGGTCCTCGACTCCGGCGCCCCCCTCTCCGTCCTCGACCTGGCGACCCCCGTCAAGGACGCCTTCATCACCGAACTGTTCCGCACCCTTCCGCCCGGGCTCGCCGGCCGGGCCCGCGTCCAGTTCTGCGGACCGGCCGGCACCGACGCGGTCGAGGCCGCCCTCAAACTCGTCCGGGCCGCGACGGGCCGCACCGGCATCCTCGCCTTCACCGGCGCCTACCACGGCATGACCGCCGGCGCCCTGGCCGCCTCCGGCGGCGCCCGCGACATCCAGGTCGCCCGTCTGCCCTATCCGCAGGACTACCGCTGCCCCTTCGGCACCGGCGGCCCACGCGGCGCCGAACTCGCCGCCCGCTGGACCGAGTCCCTCCTCGACGACCCCAAGTCCGGCGTACCGCTGCCCGCCGGCATGATCCTCGAACCCGTCCAGGGCGAGGGCGGGGTGATCCCCGGGCCGGACGAGTGGCTGCGCCGCATGCGGCAGCTGACGGCGGACCGCGCCATCCCGCTGATCGCCGACGAGATCCAGACCGGAGTCGGCCGGACGGGCGCCTTCTGGGCCGTCGGTCACAGTGGCATCACCCCCGATGTGATGGTCCTGTCCAAGGCGATCGGCGGCAGCCTCCCGCTGGCCGTCATCGTCTACCGCGACGACCTCGACGTCTGGCAGCCCGGGGCCCATGCGGGCACATTCCGCGGCAACCAGCTCGCCATGGCCGCGGGCGCCGCCACCCTCGCCCACGTCCGCGAGAACGGCCTCGCCGAACGAGCCGCCGGCCTCGGCTCCCGCATGCTGACCCAACTCGCCGAACTCTCACGTCAGTTCGCCTGCGTCGGGGAGGTCCGGGGGCGCGGCCTGATGATCGGGGTCGAGCTGGTGCACCCGGACGGCGACGGCACCGCGTCCGACGGCGGGCCGCCCGCTCCCGCTCCCGGTCAGGATCCCGCCCGCCCTCCGTGTCCGGCGGCACCCGAACTCGCCGCGGCCGTCCAGCGCGAGTGCCTGGAGCGCGGGTTGATCGTCGAACTCGGCGGCCGGCACGCTGCCGTGGTCCGGCTGCTGCCTCCGCTGACGATCAGCGACGAGCAGGCGGCGGCCGTGCTGGACCGCCTGGCGGACGCGGTCGCCGCGGTGGCCCGTCACCCCGAGGAGCACGGCCCACAGCGCGCCCGGCCCAAAGGCCCTGCCCAGCGCGCCGGCTGA